A DNA window from Camelina sativa cultivar DH55 chromosome 17, Cs, whole genome shotgun sequence contains the following coding sequences:
- the LOC104758192 gene encoding early nodulin-like protein 1 codes for MGSQKVFLLLILVLFYVVSLVSCTEFEAGGENGWIIPQSSNQSDMFNQWASKNRFKVGDTIRFKYKKDSVLVVSEDEYKKCQTTKPELYSNHDDTVFKLDRPGLFYFISGVAGHCEKGQKMIIKVMEVEPTPQSPPPSSSLHSSTHKSNHAVRKTSWFIGVGLVTISILVLTSLSLV; via the exons ATGGGTTCACAAAaggtttttctccttttgatcTTAGTACTGTTTtacgtggtttcacttgtgtcATGCACTGAATTTGAAGCTGGAGGAGAAAATGGTTGGATCATACCACAATCTAGTAACCAGAGTGATATGTTTAACCAATGGGCTTCCAAGAACCGGTTTAAAGTTGGCGACACTATCC GTTTCAAGTACAAGAAAGACTCGGTTTTGGTGGTATCAGAAGACGAGTACAAGAAATGCCAGACGACCAAACCGGAACTTTACTCGAACCACGACGATACGGTTTTCAAATTAGACCGACCAGGTCTGTTTTATTTCATTAGCGGCGTCGCGGGCCACTGTGAGAAAGGTCAGAAAATGATCATCAAAGTCATGGAGGTTGAGCCTACGCCgcaatctcctccaccttcttcgTCCCTACACTCTTCAACTCACAAGAGTAACCACGCCGTGAGGAAAACGAGTTGGTTCATTGGTGTCGGTTTAGTTACAATTTCGATTCTGGTTTTGACATCTCTTAGTCTTGTGTAG
- the LOC104758189 gene encoding endoglucanase 5, with product MRKFGVSFSGVSLLLTVLLAAATAAAEYYNYGNALDKTFLFFEAQRSGKLPAAQRVKWRGHSGLKDGLAQGVSLEGGYYDAGDHVKFGLPMAFAVTMLSWAAVDNRKELSASNQMQQTLWSIRWGTDYFIKAHPQPNVLWGQVGDGESDHYCWERAEDMTTSRTAYKLDQYHPGSDLAGETAAALAAASLAFKPFNSSYSALLLSHAKELFSFADKYRGLYTDSIPNAKAFYMSSGYSDELLWAAAWLHRATGDQYYLKYAMDNAGYMGGTGWGMKEFSWDNKYAGVQILLSKVLLEGKGGVYTSTLKQYQTKADYFACACLKKNGGYNIKTTAGGLMYVREWNNLQYASAAAYILAVYSDYLSAANAKLNCPDGSVQPQALLDFARSQADYILGKNRLGMSYVVGYGPKYPIRVHHRGSSIPSIYVQRSSVNCVQGFDSWYRRSQADPNIIYGALVGGPDQNDYYSDDRSNYEQSEPTLSGTAPLIGLFAKLSGNLGSYGGGLSKPYQTTKPPASSYTATPTTYYSPKQSGAQIEFLHSITTNWMAGNTRYYRHKVIIKNNSQKSISDLKLKIENLSGPIWGLNPTGQKNTYQLPQWQKTLRAGQAYDFVYVQGGPQAKVSVLSYN from the exons ATGAGGAAGTTTGGTGTATCATTTTCCGGCGTAAGCCTTTTACTGACCGTGCTTCTAGCAGCAGCAACCGCGGCAGCGGAATACTATAACTACGGAAATGCTCTTGACaagacctttttgttttttgaggcTCAGCGATCAGGAAAGTTGCCAGCTGCTCAACGTGTCAAATGGCGAGGCCACTCTGGTCTCAAGGATGGTCTTGCTCAAGGC GTGAGCTTGGAGGGAGGATACTATGATGCAGGAGACCATGTGAAGTTCGGTTTACCAATGGCCTTTGCAGTGACAATGCTATCGTGGGCAGCGGTTGATAACCGGAAAGAGCTATCCGCTTCGAACCAGATGCAACAGACACTGTGGTCAATCAGATGGGGTACTGATTACTTCATCAAGGCTCATCCTCAGCCAAATGTTCTATGGGGTCAAGTTGGAGATGGAGAGTCAGACCATTATTGTTGGGAACGAGCAGAGGACATGACCACTTCAAGAACAGCTTATAAGCTTGACCAGTACCATCCTGGCTCAGACTTAGCCGGTGAAACAGCTGCTGCTTTAGCCGCTGCTTCCTTGGCTTTCAAGCCATTTAACTCCTCTTACTCTGCTCTCCTCTTAAGTCATGCCAAAGAG CTATTCTCATTTGCTGACAAGTACAGAGGACTATACACTGATTCAATCCCAAATGCAAAAGCTTTCTACATGTCATCTGGTTACTCG GATGAGCTTCTTTGGGCTGCGGCATGGCTACACCGTGCCACCGGGGATCAGTATTACTTGAAATATGCTATGGACAATGCTGGTTACATGGGAGGAACCGGCTGGGGGATGAAAGAGTTCTCTTGGGATAACAAATACGCCGGTGTTCAAATCCTTCTCTCCAAG GTCTTGTTAGAAGGGAAAGGTGGTGTGTATACTTCGACATTGAAGCAATATCAGACGAAAGCTGACTACTTCGCTTGTGCTTGTCTCAAGAAGAATGGTGGTTACAACATTAAAACAACGGCTGGTGGGTTAATGTATGTTCGAGAGTGGAACAATCTTCAATATGCATCTGCGGCTGCGTATATTCTCGCGGTCTACTCAGACTATCTCTCTGCAGCAAATGCTAAACTCAATTGTCCTGATGGTTCGGTTCAACCTCAGGCGCTTCTTGACTTTGCAAGATCTCAG gCTGATTACATTCTTGGAAAGAACCGTCTAGGAATGAGTTATGTAGTTGGATATGGACCGAAGTATCCAATCCGTGTTCACCATAGAGGCTCTTCTATCCCTTCAATCTATGTCCAACGTTCTTCTGTAAATTGTGTACAAGGATTTGATTCTTGGTACAGAAGGTCTCAAGCTGATCCTAATATTATCTATGGTGCGCTTGTTGGTGGACCGGACCAGAATGATTACTATTCCGATGATCGCTCAAACTACGAGCAATCGGAACCAACTTTATCTGGAACAGCTCCACTTATTGGCCTATTCGCTAAACTCTCTGGAAACTTAG GATCTTATGGAGGAGGATTATCTAAACCTTATCAAACTACAAAACCACCAG CTTCATCGTACACAGCAACACCAACAACATATTACAGTCCAAAACAATCAGGTGCACAAATCGAGTTTCTTCACTCGATAACAACCAACTGGATGGCCGGGAACACAAGATACTACAGGCACAAAGTGATCATCAAGAACAATTCTCAGAAGTCCATATCAGATCTCAAGCTTAAGATTGAAAATCTCTCAGGACCTATATGGGGTTTAAACCCAACGGGACAAAAGAATACGTACCAGCTTCCACAATGGCAAAAGACTTTGAGAGCAGGACAAGCTTACGATTTTGTCTATGTACAAGGTGGTCCTCAAGCTAAAGTCTCAGTTTTGAGTTACAACTAA